In one Myripristis murdjan chromosome 5, fMyrMur1.1, whole genome shotgun sequence genomic region, the following are encoded:
- the grm2a gene encoding metabotropic glutamate receptor 2, translating into MSLGKSPGLGVRPVPRPLQLSHLSLLYVCVSLFAQAPQGLPVVGYSTDSKREITVEGDLMIGGLFPVHQKGEGAEDCGKINAQRGIQRLEAMLLALDEINKDERILPGIKLGAHILDTCSKDTYALEQSLEFVRASLTKVDDSEYTCPDGSYAIHDDVPLAISGVIGGSYSDVSIQVANLLRLFQIPQISYASTSAKLSDKTRYDYFARTVPPDFYQAKAMAEILRYFNWTYVSTVASEGDYGETGIDVFQQEARARQICIATSAKVSRSMSRWSYENVIRSLQQKSNAKVVILFTRSEDARELLVAANRMNVTFIWVASDGWGAQESVVRGSEAVADGAFTIELASYQIPQFNEYFTALHPYNNTRNPWFREFWENQFQCSLHDLGCGKHSLREAPFEPESKIMFVVNAVYAMATALHNMRQALCPNSTKVCDALKPGNGRKFYRDYILKVKSDAPFRPADTENMVRFDAFGDSLGRYNIFHYHKEGGRYVYRNVGYWAQGLTLNTNLIPWAGQVAPTSQCSDPCRKNEVKSMQPGDVCCWICIPCQPYQYLQDEFTCADCSFGQWPLANLTGCYDLPEEYIRWEDAWAIGPITISCLGMMCTLFIIGLFLKHNNTPVVKASGRELSYILLLGVLMCYSMTFIYIAKPSTAVCTLRRLGLGTSFAVCYSALLTKTNRIARIFSGVKDGAQRPRFISPASQVAICGALISCQLVVVVVWLLVETPGIRKEVSPERRDVVTLKCNSKDSSMLMSLTYNCILIILCTVYAFKTRKCPENFNEAKFIGFTMYTTCIIWLAFQPIFYVTASDYRVQTTTMCISVSLSGSVVLGCLFAPKVHIILFQPQKNVCTLRVATTRFSVTTGPGSSFSQASASNVVPTVCNGREVVDSTTSSL; encoded by the exons ATGTCACTGGGGAAATCCCCTGGGTTGGGGGTGCGCCCCGTACCCCGACCCCTCCAGCTGTCCCACCTCAGCctgctgtatgtatgtgtgtctctctttgcCCAGGCTCCCCAGGGCTTGCCTGTGGTAGGGTATAGCACTGACTCCAAGAGGGAGATCACAGTGGAAGGAGATTTGATGATTGGTGGTCTGTTCCCTGTGCACCAGAAGGGTGAGGGGGCAGAGGACTGTGGGAAGATCAATGCTCAGAGAGGGATCCAGAGACTGGAGGCCATGCTGCTGGCCCTTGATGAAATAAACAAGGATGAGCGCATCCTACCTGGGATCAAGCTGGGAGCTCATATACTGGACACCTGCTCCAAGGACACCTATGCTCTAGAGCAGTCTCTGGAGTTTGTCAGGGCCTCTCTCACCAAAGTGGATGACAGTGAGTACACATGCCCTGATGGTTCCTATGCCATCCATGATGATGTCCCTCTTGCCATCTCTGGGGTGATAGGAGGCTCCTACAGCGATGTCTCCATACAG GTGGCCAATCTGCTTCGTCTCTTCCAAATCCCTCAGATCAGCTATGCCTCCACCAGCGCCAAACTCAGTGATAAGACCCGTTATGACTACTTTGCCCGCACCGTGCCCCCTGACTTCTACCAGGCCAAAGCCATGGCTGAAATCTTACGTTACTTCAACTGGACCTACGTATCAACAGTAGCATCAGAGGGTGACTATGGCGAGACTGGCATTGATGTGTTCCAGCAGGAGGCCCGTGCCCGCCAGATCTGCATTGCCACCTCAGCAAAGGTGAGCCGTTCCATGAGCCGCTGGAGTTATGAGAACGTGATCCGCTCCCTGCAGCAGAAGTCCAACGCCAAGGTGGTCATCCTGTTCACGCGCAGTGAGGATGCCCGAGAGCTGCTGGTGGCAGCCAACCGCATGAACGTCACCTTCATCTGGGTCGCCAGTGATGGCTGGGGAGCACAGGAAAGTGTGGTGAGGGGCAGTGAGGCTGTGGCAGATGGGGCATTCACAATTGAACTGGCCTCCTACCAAATCCCCCAGTTTAATGAGTATTTCACTGCCCTGCACCCGTACAACAACACAAGGAACCCGTGGTTCAGGGAGTTTTGGGAGAACCAGTTCCAGTGCAGCCTGCATGATCTGGGCTGTGGCAAGCACTCTCTGCGGGAGGCCCCATTTGAGCCAGAATCCAAGATCATGTTTGTGGTGAATGCTGTCTATGCAATGGCTACTGCCTTACATAATATGAGGCAGGCCCTGTGTCCCAACTCCACCAAGGTCTGTGACGCTCTTAAACCAGGCAACGGCAGAAAGTTTTACAGGGACTACATTCTCAAAGTCAAGTCTGATG CACCATTTCGCCCTGCAGACACAGAGAACATGGTACGCTTTGATGCCTTTGGAGACAGCCTTGGTCGCTATAACATTTTCCACTACCACAAAGAAGGTGGACGCTACGTCTACCGCAATGTGGGTTACTGGGCCCAGGGCCTGACCCTCAACACCAATCTCATCCCCTGGGCTGGCCAGGTTGCACCCACCTCCCAGTGTAGCGACCCCTGCAGGAAGAATGAGGTGAAGAGCATGCAGCCTGGAGATGTGTGTTGCTGGATCTGTATCCCCTGTCAGCCCTACCAGTACCTGCAGGACGAGTTCACCTGTGCTGACTGCAGCTTTGGCCAGTGGCCTCTAGCCAATCTGACAGGCTGCTATGACCTGCCTGAAGAGTATATCCGATGGGAGGATGCCTGGGCCATTGGCCCCATTACTATTTCCTGTCTAGGCATGATGTGTACACTATTCATAATCGGCCTCTTCCTCAAACATAACAATACCCCTGTAGTGAAGGCCAGTGGACGTGAGCTCTCCTACATCCTCCTGCTGGGCGTCCTAATGTGTTACAGCATGACCTTCATCTACATCGCCAAGCCGTCCACAGCAGTGTGTACACTACGCCGACTAGGCTTAGGCACTTCCTTTGCTGTGTGCTACTCAGCCCTACTGACGAAGACCAACCGTATTGCTCGGATCTTCAGCGGGGTGAAGGATGGAGCCCAGCGGCCTCGATTTATTAGCCCAGCCTCCCAAGTTGCTATTTGTGGTGCTCTGATCTCCTGCCAGCTGGTAGTCGTGGTGGTCTGGCTGCTGGTGGAAACCCCAGGGATCAGAAAGGAAGTGAgcccagagaggagagacgTGGTCACCCTCAAGTGCAACAGCAAGGACTCCAGCATGCTCATGTCTCTCACCTACAACTGCATCCTCATTATCCTCTGCACCGTTTACGCCTTCAAGACCCGCAAGTGCCCTGAGAACTTCAATGAGGCAAAGTTCATAGGGTTCACCATGTACACCACCTGCATCATCTGGCTGGCTTTCCAGCCCATTTTCTATGTTACTGCAAGCGACTACAGG GTTCAGACCACCACCATGTGTATCTCTGTGAGTCTGAGTGGCTCTGTGGTGCTGGGCTGCCTCTTCGCCCCCAAAGTCCACATCATCCTGTTCCAGCCCCAGAAGAATGTCTGCACTCTCAGGGTGGCCACCACCCGCTTCAGTGTCACCACCGGCCCTGGCTCCAGTTTCTCCCAAG CGTCAGCCTCCAATGTTGTTCCAACAGTGTGTAACGGACGAGAGGTGGTGGACTCCACAACTTCCTCCTTGTGA